CTAAATCCTTGAATTTTTCACTTCCCGGCTTTACCTTAAAGTAAAGCCATGAAAACAAAGATTAGTTCCAAAGGACAAATCACAATCCCTCTCTCTGTGAGGAATACCTTGGGTTTCCGTAAAGGAACCCAACTCCAAATCGAACGAGGGAATCAAGGTCAAATCATTCTTTCCAAAACGAGGGACAAATCTTTCTATTTGAAGTTCAGAGGATTAAAAAAGGATGTCTCCCCATGGAAAAATGGCCAAGAAGCTCTTGAATTCTGGAGAGGAAAACCGGCTCTTGGAGACGTGAATCCTGTATGATCACCGCTATTGATGCCGATATCCTCGTTGACATCCTGGGCACGGCAAACCAATTCACCGGAGCGAGTATGAACACCCTTGATGACGCCCGAGCAGCCGGAAGCGTCGTGATCGCTCCTGATGCGGCGGTAGCACTCACCCTTTACCTCGACTCTCCTGGGCAAATGCAAGTTTTGATGGAAGAAATGGAAATGAGGATTATCCCACACACATTTGAGTCGATTCACCTGGCCGGGCGGGTTTGGATTGATTACCGTCGCCGCAGCTCAAAACCCAAAGACCGGGTTCTCACTGATTTTCTGATCGGCTCACATGCTCTGGATTTTGTCGATGCAC
The genomic region above belongs to Verrucomicrobiota bacterium and contains:
- a CDS encoding AbrB/MazE/SpoVT family DNA-binding domain-containing protein, whose product is MKTKISSKGQITIPLSVRNTLGFRKGTQLQIERGNQGQIILSKTRDKSFYLKFRGLKKDVSPWKNGQEALEFWRGKPALGDVNPV